A portion of the Parasteatoda tepidariorum isolate YZ-2023 chromosome 5, CAS_Ptep_4.0, whole genome shotgun sequence genome contains these proteins:
- the LOC122272832 gene encoding uncharacterized protein: MESYAIGKDNEGVRKEKRSRNWTLKTLKTESTERTDFINNFSEPPSLQRSAIVSLAIGLWTAPDIRNELTYILRDNGSRGMNELEKRILGKLFDSSLPSSLKTEISYVIRPIKLQLLKVFRIYRSWTGNQRNLYEYYMKRGTIYWTVEGTVDIVKSCTELFDSGGLDICRLYAIACSHCLGEYASIFWEKISEEFGNRFRIARLGEMYTCHFIIYWTCVLENNLGSFLTRLIDHENIYDDKLSIDVNMIACSINVNNIVALKYFWKKLSEQEKNDNLSKWLLQATRRVGIQNPLIFQNPLIYQYSSETLDVLCFLLSHVNRITQMTEFFRNHSRVLVFLFECWPYQRIFFSIIFELLDNLQEDIYSCIMQSISYKMSESGNEMMIFKEIWSASPLRLRQSFLNNELLCAVVLLRLLKLENLNVAVTILNDASKEEIKLFICFIFCQPEFRRAIYSSNLSSLHMLLSKSTLPKECYPYKINLTEQREQDRLIISWLIRFSDWHICIEWICDGNIQAAESFLRWVYQSVEIETFKKTISSPYVIYLTLIFLSNFERVDQFLNWYFQTGEEIQQFKADFLRKWGNYFFKRLIDMPFIISKSEGDVLQKFINYNLSSLVNVTEFRLICRSCIEYALSKDFLESATLLLNASFDDINEEKRYKNELILSKKGIKKDLILKQLLTDADWNHVKEIVMWSSPLSLNTVKKLKSLILKQKTSHTLDSFQDELKPQISALFHLLENVVEEDSR, encoded by the coding sequence AAGGAGTACGCAAAGAAAAAAGATCTAGAAACTGGACACTCAAGACTTTAAAAACAGAATCGACTGAAAGAACTGActtcataaacaatttttcagaaCCTCCTTCTCTGCAGCGTAGTGCAATAGTGTCGCTTGCAATTGGGCTATGGACGGCGCCTGATATAAGGAATGAACTAACGTATATCTTACGCGATAACGGATCTCGAGGGATGAATGAGTTAGAGAAAAGAATATTAGGAAAATTGTTCGATAGCTCTTTGCCCTCATCGCTGAAAACCGAAATCTCATACGTCATTCGACCCATTAAGTTGCAGTTGCTGAAAGTGTTTCGTATTTACCGTAGTTGGACAGGAAATCAAAGAAATCTCTATGAGTATTACATGAAGCGTGGTACAATTTATTGGACAGTTGAGGGGACAGTTGACATAGTGAAATCCTGTACGGAATTATTCGATAGCGGAGGCTTAGATATTTGCCGTTTGTATGCGATAGCCTGCTCTCACTGTTTAGGGGaatatgcttcaattttttgGGAGAAGATTTCAGAAGAATTTGGAAACCGATTTAGAATCGCTCGGCTCGGAGAAATGTACACTtgtcattttataatatattggaCATGTGTCCTCGAGAATAATTTAGGGAGTTTTCTAACTAGACTCATAGATCATGAAAACATATACGATGATAAGCTTAGTATTGATGTAAATATGATTGCTTGTTCGATTAATGTAAATAACATAGTTGCcctaaagtatttttggaagaaattgtCAGAGCAGGAGAAAAACGATAATTTGAGTAAATGGCTTTTGCAAGCTACTCGACGTGTGGGTATTCAAAatcctttaatttttcaaaatccttTAATTTATCAGTATTCTTCAGAAACTTTagatgttttatgttttttattatctcaTGTCAATCGTATAACTCAAATGACCGAATTTTTTCGTAATCATTCTCGCGTGTTAGTGTTTTTGTTCGAATGTTGGCCATATCAAAGAATATTCTTCTCcattatttttgaactattgGATAATCTTCAAGAAGACATTTATTCATGTATAATGCAGAGTATTAGTTATAAGATGAGTGAAAGTGGAAAtgaaatgatgatttttaaagaaatatggaGTGCCAGTCCATTAAGACTAAGACAATCATTTCTGAATAATGAACTTCTTTGCGCCGTCGTGTTGTTGCGTTTGCTGAAATTAGAAAATCTGAACGTGGCTGTTACTATATTAAATGATGCTTCcaaagaagaaattaaactatttatctgctttattttttgtcaGCCTGAATTTCGCCGTGCAATTTACTCCAGCAATCTGAGTTCGCTTCACATGTTATTATCAAAATCTACCTTGCCAAAAGAATGTTATccctataaaataaatcttacagAGCAAAGAGAGCAAGATAGACTCATAATATCATGGCTTATTAGATTTAGCGATTGGCATATTTGTATTGAATGGATATGCGATGGTAACATCCAAGCAGCTGAGTCCTTCTTGAGATGGGTTTATCAATCTGTggaaattgaaacatttaagaaaacaatatcATCTCCATATGTGATCTATttgacattaatatttttgtccaacTTTGAGCGTGTGGACCAGTTTCTGAATTGGTATTTCCAGACTGGAGAAgaaattcaacaatttaaagCAGACTTTTTGCGAAAATggggtaattattttttcaagcgATTAATAGACATGCCgttcattatatcaaaaagtgAAGGCGAtgtgttacaaaaatttataaattacaacttGTCTTCTCTTGTAAACGTTACAGAATTTCGACTTATTTGTCGTAGTTGTATAGAGTATGCACTGAGTAAAGATTTTCTTGAAAGTGCCACCTTACTTTTGAATGCATCTTTCGATGATATCAATGAAGAAAAGCGATACAAAAATGAACTTATACTATCTAAGAAAGGAATTAAAAAGGATCTAATCTTAAAGCAATTACTAACTGATGCTGACTGGAATCACGTGAAAGAAATTGTAATGTGGTCGTCGCCTCTATCCctaaatacagttaaaaaattaaaatcactaaTTCTGAAGCAGAAGACTAGTCACACTCTAGACTCTTTTCAAGATGAATTGAAACCACAGATTTCAGCACTCTTTCATTTACTGGAGAATGTTGTTGAGGAAGATAGCAGATGA
- the LOC107442649 gene encoding NKAP family protein CG6066 — MARESSEDSSILSSESESRRKNKIKKPSQKYSESSSHKYRSRSRSPQLKSHRRNSRSPYSNYNKHQYQSTSSSNNHHRSSHSPASRKNNNSHSHKDKNHSKQSHSEFSNSENSSNKHHKKRYRDKSSESEDDRTQRAAHNYEDSQKRERSYMGKFNDNGKHYVSKQGRYDGTDRNLDHHRKNRTHQDDFMDRRRMEREKIGKSGVPSIWGVSPERISDSDEYDSENEVKKKKNKSKKKHKKKKSKLKKEKKKKEKKESKRKKVSSSSSESEEELKEFETWVEKKKLDDEEEDIIGPVPKTHVQLSAKDYGKALLPGEGAAMAAYVAEGKRIPRRGEIGLTSDQIQAYEAVGYVMSGSRHRRMEAVRLRKENQIYSADEKRALAMFNREERQKRESKILSQFKEMIKVASDKS, encoded by the exons ATGGCACGTGAAAGCAGTGAAGATTCTTCTATTTTAAGCAGCGAAAGTGAATCacgtagaaaaaataaaatcaagaaacCCTCTCAAAAGTATTCTGAATCGTCTTCACATAAGTATAGATCAAGATCACGCTCACCACAATTAAAAAGTCACCGAAGAAATTCAAGGTCTccatattcaaattataataaacatcaATATCAGTCTACTTCATCCTCCAATAATCATCACAGGTCTTCTCATTCACCTGCATccagaaaaaacaataattctcattcacataaagataaaaatcattCTAAGCAGAGTCATTCAGAGTtttcaaattcagaaaactCTTCAAACAAGCATCATAAGAAAAGATATAGGGATAAATCTTCAGAAAGTGAAGATGATAGAACACAAAGGGCCGCACACAATTATGAGGATTCTCAGAAACGAGAAAGGTCCTATATGGGAAAATTTAATGACAATGGTAAGCATTATGTATCCAAACAAGGAAGATACGATGGAACTGACAGAAATTTAGATCATCATAGGAAAAATCGCACCCATCAGGATGACTTCATGGATAG GAGGCGAatggaaagagaaaaaattggaaaatcgGGTGTGCCTAGCATTTGGGGTGTTTCTCCAGAAAGAATATCTGa ttctgATGAATATGATAgtgaaaatgaagtaaaaaagaagaaaaataaaa gtaagaaaaagcataaaaagaaaaagtcaaagctgaagaaagaaaaaaagaagaaagagaaaaaagaaagcaagAGAAAGAAAGTTTCTTCCTCTTCCAGTGAGTCAGAAgaggaattaaaagaatttgaaacttgggtagagaaaaaaa aaCTGGATGATGAAGAAGAGGATATAATTGGACCTGTACCAAAAACTCATGTTCAGCTATCTGCTAAAGA TTACGGCAAAGCTTTATTGCCTGGTGAAGGTGCAGCTATGGCTGCTTATGTTGCTGAAGGAAAAAGAATTCCCCGAAGAGGAGAAATCGGTTTGACAAGCGATCAGATACAAGCATATGAAGCTGTTGGTTATGTCATGAGCGGAAGCAG GCATCGGCGTATGGAAGCTGTGcgattaagaaaagaaaaccaaatttatAGTGCTGATGAAAAACGTGCACTTGCCATGTTCAACAGAGAGGAGAGGCAAAAGAGGGAGTCTAAAATTCTTTCTCAATTTAAAGAGATGATTAAAGTTGCCAgtgataaaagttaa
- the LOC122270812 gene encoding transcription termination factor 5, mitochondrial, whose amino-acid sequence MVFFLKSLSYGEKIFLGYKHIRLKSSAYSSLTELNLKEAVNCRITRLSEILDCTYFTAKKIVSHNSNIIAITSDTFLRNSEFCRKHLKFSDVVEFPLIISYNPSLLQHRYFSLMELGCSNISVSYIIRFPQILKKSPTTLRKDGIIFNADSFLETYLHLIDCENQSEVESRFYKMYRDGSSLWEIKTAMNAEFLSLKLNCSLVAIHRMFKKYPPLRTQSILNTNLLLDVLFKDFQFPLSKVFSVPNLLSLHPEIALKFLSDIPTILGINTIELINKFPIVLRRPVCLIKRAENILKEYSITGDQLMCCPKIINFNPSTLQQRLEKLCNSEDFSLLISYKKFLWLVYHYSILERRLHSLKERGIPCSISVLTTSESQFDQYLSASDYRTCIKEICFYLAGVFSCTEILIREKLKEYPNIYDSSLTNCRKIVEFLLDAGVSKNQLLTGIGVVFYDFEVVKTFFHEMQNHDDCQPFADWINHYNLIQLLIYKIEVEAGLYRVTGNSDDYEELSMESV is encoded by the exons AtggtattttttctaaaaagtttaagttatggagaaaaaatatttttaggatatAAGCACATTCGTTTAAAATCGTCTGCCTATTCATCATTGACTGAACTCAATCTCAAAGAGGCTGTAAACTGCCGAATCACAAGACTCTCTGAAATTCTTGATTGTACTTATTTTACTGCTAAGAAAATAGTATCCCATAACTCTAATATTATTGCTATAACTTCTGATACCTTTTTACGAAATTCAGAGTTTTGCcggaaacatttgaaatttagtgATGTGGTTGAATTTCCTCTCATTATATCATATAATCCTAGCTTACTACAGCATCGTTACTTTTCTCTCATGGAATTAGGATGTTCTAATATCTCTGTTAGTTATATCATTAG atttcctcaaattttaaaaaaatctcccaCAACCCTAAGAAAGGATGGAATCATTTTTAATGCTGAcagttttttagaaacttatttGCATTTGATAGACTGTGAAAATCAAAGTGAAGTAGAATCacgtttttacaaaatgtatagAGATGGAAGCTCTTTGTGGGAGATCAAAACTGCTATGAATGCTGAATTCTTAAGCTTAAAACTCAACTGCTCTCTTGTTGCAATCCACAGGATGTTCAAGAAATATCCTCCTCTGAGAACACAAAGTATATTAAACACAAATCTATTATTAGATGTACTTTTTAAAGACTTCCAATTTCCTCTTTCGAAA GTATTCTCGGTTCCAAATTTGTTATCGTTGCATCCTGAAATCGCCCTgaaatttttatctgatattcCCACAATTCTCGGAATTAATACTATTGAATTAATTAACAAGTTTCCAATAGTGTTACGAAGACCCGTTTGTTTGATAAAAAGagcagaaaacattttaaaagaatacagTATAACTGGGGATCAACTTATGTGTTGTCCcaaaattattaacttcaatCCTTCAACTCTACAACAGCGTCTTGAAAAATTGTGTAATTCTGAGGATTTTTCCTTGTTGATATCTTACAAAAAATTCTTGTGGCTAGTATACCACTATAGTATTCTTGAGCGCAGATTACATTCCCTAAAGGAACGTGGTATTCCTTGTTCTATCAGTGTGTTAACTACTTCTGAATCacaatttgatcaatatttgtCCGCATCAGATTATCGTACTTGCATCAAAGAAATCTGTTTTTACTTAGCTGGTGTCTTTAGTTGCACTGAAATACTAATTAgggaaaaattgaaagaatatcCTAATATTTATGATTCATCCCTTACCAACTGTCGAAAAATAGTTGAATTCCTCCTCGATGCTggtgtttcaaaaaatcaactCTTGACAGGAATTGGTGTGGTATTCTATGATTTTGAagtagtaaaaacatttttccatgAGATGCAAAATCATGATGACTGCCAGCCATTTGCAGACTGGATCAATCATTACAACCTGATACAATTGCTGATATATAAAATAGAAGTAGAGGCTGGATTATACAGAGTGACAGGTAATTCAGATGATTATGAAGAGCTGAGTATGGAATCTGTATAA
- the LOC107442650 gene encoding peptide methionine sulfoxide reductase MsrB isoform X1, producing MFLVDLIFIFFPFFTSKNNVLATERKLMHFRIVKSLLTLPVVYHYSRNKITDYWSHYCRAVFQSQWKPELQQKYLFRTMACCGNSCGSDFSKQELKKRLTSIQYQVTQENDTERPFSGKYCNHHEKGIYMCVVCKQDLFSSESKYESKCGWPAFFDVVSSDNVKLKNDLTHVSCNLLLLTMQPDMKRIEASCSKCGAHLGHVFDDGPKPTGKRYCINSASLDFRKAEESPDTANS from the exons atgtttttagttgatctaatttttattttttttccattttttacctctaaaaacaatgttttagcAACTGAAAG aaagctGATGCATTTTCGAATAGTCAAGAGTCTTTTGACACTGCCAGTAGTCTATCACTATTCCAGAAACAAAATAACTGATTATTGGTCACATTATTGTAGAGCTGTTTTTCAAAGTCAGTGGAAGCCTGAATTGCAGCAAAAAT atttattccGAACTATGGCATGTTGCGGAAATAGTTGTGGGTCTGACTTCAGTAAACAAGAACTTAAAAAGCGATTGACATCAATACAGTATCAGGTCACACAAGAAAATGACACCGAaag ACCTTTTAGTGGAAAATACTGCAATCATCATGAAAAAGGCATTTATATGTGTGTTGTTTGTAAACAGGACCTTTTTTCCTCTGAATCAAAGTACGAGTCAAAATGTGGCTGGCCTGCCTTTTTTGATGTAGTTAGTAGcgataatgttaaattaaaaaatgatttaactcATG TTAGTTGTAATCTTCTTCTCCTAACTATGCAACCAGATATGAAAAGAATAGAAGCCTCTTGCTCAAAGTGTGGAGCCCATCTTGGCCATGTGTTTGATGATGGACCCAAGCCAACTGGGAAGCGCTACTGTATCAACTCTGCCTCTCTTGATTTCAGAAAAGCTGAAGAAAGTCCTGATACTGCCAACtcttga
- the LOC107442650 gene encoding peptide methionine sulfoxide reductase MsrB isoform X2 gives MFLVDLIFIFFPFFTSKNNVLATERKLMHFRIVKSLLTLPVVYHYSRNKITDYWSHYCRAVFQSQWKPELQQKYLFRTMACCGNSCGSDFSKQELKKRLTSIQYQVTQENDTERPFSGKYCNHHEKGIYMCVVCKQDLFSSESKYESKCGWPAFFDVVSSDNVKLKNDLTHDMKRIEASCSKCGAHLGHVFDDGPKPTGKRYCINSASLDFRKAEESPDTANS, from the exons atgtttttagttgatctaatttttattttttttccattttttacctctaaaaacaatgttttagcAACTGAAAG aaagctGATGCATTTTCGAATAGTCAAGAGTCTTTTGACACTGCCAGTAGTCTATCACTATTCCAGAAACAAAATAACTGATTATTGGTCACATTATTGTAGAGCTGTTTTTCAAAGTCAGTGGAAGCCTGAATTGCAGCAAAAAT atttattccGAACTATGGCATGTTGCGGAAATAGTTGTGGGTCTGACTTCAGTAAACAAGAACTTAAAAAGCGATTGACATCAATACAGTATCAGGTCACACAAGAAAATGACACCGAaag ACCTTTTAGTGGAAAATACTGCAATCATCATGAAAAAGGCATTTATATGTGTGTTGTTTGTAAACAGGACCTTTTTTCCTCTGAATCAAAGTACGAGTCAAAATGTGGCTGGCCTGCCTTTTTTGATGTAGTTAGTAGcgataatgttaaattaaaaaatgatttaactcATG ATATGAAAAGAATAGAAGCCTCTTGCTCAAAGTGTGGAGCCCATCTTGGCCATGTGTTTGATGATGGACCCAAGCCAACTGGGAAGCGCTACTGTATCAACTCTGCCTCTCTTGATTTCAGAAAAGCTGAAGAAAGTCCTGATACTGCCAACtcttga
- the LOC107442650 gene encoding peptide methionine sulfoxide reductase MsrB isoform X4, which produces MHFRIVKSLLTLPVVYHYSRNKITDYWSHYCRAVFQSQWKPELQQKYLFRTMACCGNSCGSDFSKQELKKRLTSIQYQVTQENDTERPFSGKYCNHHEKGIYMCVVCKQDLFSSESKYESKCGWPAFFDVVSSDNVKLKNDLTHDMKRIEASCSKCGAHLGHVFDDGPKPTGKRYCINSASLDFRKAEESPDTANS; this is translated from the exons ATGCATTTTCGAATAGTCAAGAGTCTTTTGACACTGCCAGTAGTCTATCACTATTCCAGAAACAAAATAACTGATTATTGGTCACATTATTGTAGAGCTGTTTTTCAAAGTCAGTGGAAGCCTGAATTGCAGCAAAAAT atttattccGAACTATGGCATGTTGCGGAAATAGTTGTGGGTCTGACTTCAGTAAACAAGAACTTAAAAAGCGATTGACATCAATACAGTATCAGGTCACACAAGAAAATGACACCGAaag ACCTTTTAGTGGAAAATACTGCAATCATCATGAAAAAGGCATTTATATGTGTGTTGTTTGTAAACAGGACCTTTTTTCCTCTGAATCAAAGTACGAGTCAAAATGTGGCTGGCCTGCCTTTTTTGATGTAGTTAGTAGcgataatgttaaattaaaaaatgatttaactcATG ATATGAAAAGAATAGAAGCCTCTTGCTCAAAGTGTGGAGCCCATCTTGGCCATGTGTTTGATGATGGACCCAAGCCAACTGGGAAGCGCTACTGTATCAACTCTGCCTCTCTTGATTTCAGAAAAGCTGAAGAAAGTCCTGATACTGCCAACtcttga
- the LOC107442650 gene encoding peptide methionine sulfoxide reductase MsrB isoform X3 produces the protein MHFRIVKSLLTLPVVYHYSRNKITDYWSHYCRAVFQSQWKPELQQKYLFRTMACCGNSCGSDFSKQELKKRLTSIQYQVTQENDTERPFSGKYCNHHEKGIYMCVVCKQDLFSSESKYESKCGWPAFFDVVSSDNVKLKNDLTHVSCNLLLLTMQPDMKRIEASCSKCGAHLGHVFDDGPKPTGKRYCINSASLDFRKAEESPDTANS, from the exons ATGCATTTTCGAATAGTCAAGAGTCTTTTGACACTGCCAGTAGTCTATCACTATTCCAGAAACAAAATAACTGATTATTGGTCACATTATTGTAGAGCTGTTTTTCAAAGTCAGTGGAAGCCTGAATTGCAGCAAAAAT atttattccGAACTATGGCATGTTGCGGAAATAGTTGTGGGTCTGACTTCAGTAAACAAGAACTTAAAAAGCGATTGACATCAATACAGTATCAGGTCACACAAGAAAATGACACCGAaag ACCTTTTAGTGGAAAATACTGCAATCATCATGAAAAAGGCATTTATATGTGTGTTGTTTGTAAACAGGACCTTTTTTCCTCTGAATCAAAGTACGAGTCAAAATGTGGCTGGCCTGCCTTTTTTGATGTAGTTAGTAGcgataatgttaaattaaaaaatgatttaactcATG TTAGTTGTAATCTTCTTCTCCTAACTATGCAACCAGATATGAAAAGAATAGAAGCCTCTTGCTCAAAGTGTGGAGCCCATCTTGGCCATGTGTTTGATGATGGACCCAAGCCAACTGGGAAGCGCTACTGTATCAACTCTGCCTCTCTTGATTTCAGAAAAGCTGAAGAAAGTCCTGATACTGCCAACtcttga